A single region of the Malaclemys terrapin pileata isolate rMalTer1 chromosome 4, rMalTer1.hap1, whole genome shotgun sequence genome encodes:
- the PTPRCAP gene encoding protein tyrosine phosphatase receptor type C-associated protein: MHSALHAPWGMLSAGLALLMLPGAALGSDSNPDNNSVAVVFLVFLLLLLLLVLALAWRKLSHDSDGRYHPRHLCQPHRLLAALARRWRELQGQVPPERHWQGKEDDEDEDDEEEEDEETLQRDEEEGGGGKEQQSEEEGTAVPEGTLPRDVPEGALEEGGEAEGASAGGLLSDLHSFSGTAAWEDSAAEGGSRQHVTAL, encoded by the coding sequence cactctGCTCTCCATGCCCCATGGGGGAtgctctctgcagggctggcactCCTgatgcttccgggagccgcgctTGGCTCAGACTCCAATCCAGACAACAACTCCGTGGCTGTGGTCTTCCTGGtcttcctgctcctgctgctgctcctggtacTGGCCCTGGCCTGGCGCAAGCTGAGCCATGATTCAGACGGCAGGTATCACCCACGCCACCTGTGCCAGCCACACCGCCTGCTGGCAGCCCTGGCCAGGCGCTGGCGTGAGCTGCAAGGGCAGGTGCCCCCTGAGAGGCACTGGCAAGGCAAGGAGGACGACGAGGATGAGgacgacgaggaggaggaggacgaggagacCCTTCAGCGGGATGAGGAGgaaggtggaggagggaaggaacagCAGAGCGAGGAGGAGGGCACTGCTGTGCCAGAGGGGACCCTGCCCCGCGATGTCCCTGAGGGAGCCCTggaagagggaggggaggcagagggtgCCAGTGCCGGGGGCCTGCTCAGCGACCTGCACTCCTTTTCCGGGACAGCTGCCTGGGAGGACAGCGCCGCGGAAGGAGGCAGCCGCCAGCATGTCACTGCCCTCTAG